agagagagagagacggagcataagcaggggaggggcagagagagagggagacgcagaatccgaagcaggctccaggctctgagctgtcagcacagaatctgatgtggggctcgaatccacgaaccttgagatcatgacctcagccaaagttggatgcttgactgactgagccacccaggcgccccaggggtaatttattttttatcaatttgTTAAGTGTTTACTTAAGAAGTATATAAATTTTAACTAGGCCAATTTTTACATAAGTCAATGAAACTGTAATACTGAAACCAGGATGAGACAATAGTCAGtttcttttccccccttgctGAGAATCACCTCAATTCCCAGAAAAGGAAGTCGGGTGAAATGATTGTTTCAGATAACAAAGCCCCAGTTTAGGGAAGCctataaaaaagataagaaatgcgGAAGAGCCTCTGAGGAGCACCTGTGAGGACAAACACTGAGGCTCGTATCAGATAACAATCAAAGGGATGAAAACCACTTCTAGCCACAAATGGCCAAACATCACATCCCATGGCATAGTATATGCTCTGCATTAGCAGATGAGAGGCTGATGGCCCAGGGAAGTTAGAACCAGCCCCTGAGGTTCCACTGCCAGGGTAGCTAAGCTGGGACCTGATGCCAAAGCTCCTCTAAGCCGTGTGCTCTCTCAGAATTCCAGCCGCTCCCCCTGCCTGGAATGTGATAACCTCCTCTTCATGCACACTTCCTGTTATCTTACTAATTCAGACCTCAGCTCTTTTCAGCAGCCCTTCCTGACTCCTGCGCCTCTGGGGCCAAGCTGATCCCTCTGTCGTCGGTGGTCCCCAAGCATTTTGTTAGTAACTCTACCAGGGCACTCACACTGCATTTACTTATTCACGTCTTCTCCACTAGACAGtgaaagcaggcaccaggctttCTCTTCCATGTGCTTCTAGTGCCTCATATGCAGCAGTTTATCAGCATTTATTGAATTAATCAGTCTCATCAGTCACCCAGTTCAATCCTCACCGTAAGGTTTACATCCTTATGTTATCTTCACAAGTGCTTTTCCCACTTTAAGGTAGATTTGCCCCATGTGGACTTTAaacagcctcatttttttttttttaatatgccactttggcaaattgattatttaaaaaaaattttttttaacatttatttatttttgagagtcagagagagacagagcatgagtgggggaggggcagagagagagggagacacagaatcggaagcaggctccaggctctgagctgtcagcacagagcccgatgcgggactcaaactcacgaaccgtgagatcacgacctgagccgaagtcagacgcttaaccgactgagccacccaggcgcccctaaacagccTCATTTTTAGCATCCTATCATGGAGCTGAGCCTGCCAGGATTTGGGAAGGGCCAGGATGATGGCATGGCACCTACTCTAGGTTTCACACTCCCAGTTTGGTTTCTTTCCCCACTACTAACATCCGCCTACCATCCTGGTCACTCTCTTTGGAATTCCCTTTGCTTTATCCCGGTCCTTCCAAACACATGGTGTCTGCCATAAAAGGAAACTGGTGACAGCAGTAAGGTTCTAAAGTCTGTGAGTAGGGCCAAAAGCAAGTACAGATCAGAATTACCCCTAAAAAATTCCTAAGGAAAGCACCAGGTAGGACAACTGGGTGAGGCCTGGACAGATAATCTCCCCGCTACAATGGAGCAGATTACTGTAGAGAATCAGCTAGATGAATGGAGTCTGTGCTTAGGGTCCATAACGTAGGGAAAAATATGTCTTTCCATAGCAAAATTCCATTTGAGAGAAGCACACGGGAGCTAAATCTGATGAGACAACAGCAGATGAGGTCTCCCCGCTCTTGTGATGGGGAGGCAGACAGTGCATGGGAACCACCCACACGATAaactgtgcgtgtgtgtatgaTGCAACCTCAGTGAGGAGACAACAGAACAAAACCTCTTCTGTTTCAGGCACCCACCCAGCTACCACCGTCTCATGTGCATGCTGTCCTTTTCTCTCACATCTAGTTGACATGATCTAGAATGAAGTTTAACTTTGGAGGTTTTTACCCCAGAGTTCAGCATGCCTGAAATGACATGCACGCTAGCATATGCATAGTTTTCAGCAGAACAATCAGGTTCCAGAGTATCCAGGTTACTTCTACAACGGGGTCTGAGATGCCAAATGTACAGACAACTGTCTTGGTGTTTACTGCTTAAACTGCGAGGAGGGCTTTGAatctttgtatgtatatatagagagagtgagaggtgggtgggggagagaggggcagagggagagagaaaatcttaagcaggctccaggctcatcacagagcctgactcggggctcgatcccatgaccctgggattgtgacctgagccgaaatcaaaagtgaaatgctcaatcaactgtgccacccaggcagcctTGAATCTTTCTTAAGGAGACTTGTTTTATCTGCTTAACAAATCCTACGATCTAAAGCCAAGAAACAAAGCTATAATCTGTCGAGTAATCTATCATCtcctctgaaaaaaatattgggaCTGGAAAGAGCAGAACTGCATACTCCATAGCAGACCACAGTGcacctttaaagaaaaagtcaagagctcttaaaaattaattctcaATTCCTCTTTTTAGAGAACTTGAATCTTGTGCTCATTTTGACAGGTTCCGTTGTTCCGGAGGGGCATAACAGGCACCTGAGGAAACTGGCTGCTTTTGGGGTGAGGAACAGAAAGTAATAGAACTCTTTAACTGAAAAACAGGACTTGGGCCATAATGAAATCATCTCACGGAGGATCAGAACACTCTGCAATCCGGGGAAAGGGGGCACAAACACAGCCAATTCTAGAGCAGCCGGGAAGAGCAGACGACCCAGGAGTTTCTGGATGCCTGGAATACCACCAGGAGGTGGGTTACCATCCCTCACATCCTGGCCCCGGAGTGTCGGTGACAACAGCTTTGTTGTTCCCAGAGGACAGGAAAGTGACTGGTAGAGCAAGGAGTTCTTTAACACTTGGAACCCTGGGACAGATTATGTCCACCTTCTCTTTGTTAAACGCGGGGAAAAGAGGTAATTTTCTCCTTCAAATGATAAAATGTACGTGATCTTCAAATCTCCCCTTCAAATAAAACGTACGTGACGCAAAGAAGACGTCAACATACAAGAAGCCGGCCGAAGACAACTGGCGTGTCACAATGAGAATGCTGACGTTAGGGTACTGACAGTGTAAGGAGTCCTCGTCAGTGAGAAACAGGATAGCCAACACAAAAGTGCGGCAAGTCAAGCTATAAATCCAAACAGGCACCTGCTCCCCCGAGATCTCCATCCCCTGGGGAAGTCGTGAACCACATGAACTTGGGTCAACGGGATGAAATACGATGCACGCTCGATAAGCCCTGATTCTGGGAGAGACCACTCCtcacctcccctgccccgccccagcccaGGTTTCCAGCACTTGGTAAAAGGCTGGCAAAAAATACCAATAAGCTCCAAGCCTGGCAAAGATGGCAATACATACCCAGGTTGTGGGAGACACTGCAGAGGTGGCCACTGGTCACGCCGGGCAGTTGAGGAGCTGAGACTGCCCTGTACAGCCAGCGGTCTTCTTTAATAGTCTTCCCCTGtttctttcagtttcctttttagtAAAaggctcttctgtttttttttttttttttttttttcctgtttacccCACTCTTCAGCTATTTGCacgtagggtttttttttttttttttttaaagaaatcactcAGTTTCTCGGAAACACTTGAGATTCTCGACCAACCTCTTTGAGGAGACTGTCCAATCAGGGGtgggcggggtgggtggggaccAATGAAACCCTCTTGAGAAACGAGTCGTTAGCCGGTCATTGCATCAGCCACCCCATACATTCCCTAGACTGGCCTCCGTATAACCTCTccaccctcttcctcttccccacccaaGCATCAGTGTGAGTAAGTGTTATGTGTAGCCGTGGAGAGGCCGAACGGCGACTGTGCCTTCCCTGCAGGTGTTCACTGAGGCAGCGCAATGCAGTGGAAAGATCATGAGTTCTGGGGTCAGACGGGCCTGGGTTTCAATCCCAGCTCGGGCATCTCaacaccttgggcaagtcacattaCCTCTCTGCTTCatcctcggtttcctcatctgtgaaatgggcataaaGAAGCCTCCTAACTTTACCGTGGAGGAGACTAAGTACGATACCAGAGGCAAAGCCCCCGGCACGTGGCAGAGCCCCGTTAAAAGTGGGGGCTTCTcgccatggggaaagggaagaggtaGGAGACGATGCAGGGTCGGTGCCGGCAGGAGTGGGCAACAGACGGGGACGCCGGCGCTGGGAGGAAGGGGGCGAGGGGCGCCGTGCCAGCCTCCGCGCCCCTCGTGGTGCCAGAACCCGGCGGGCAGCGAGCCGGGCTCGGAGGAGGATACTCCGGGCCCTCGCCTGCAGGCGGCTCCGGGAGGGCCAGGTCTTCCGGCACCGCCCcggcctcccgccctccctcatCCCCTCACTTACCGGCCCAGCCGGGCCCTTCAGCACCGCCGGCTCAGCCACGGACGGCCTCCTGGGCGTCCTTGGAAACTCCTTCCGGCCGGAACCTCTTCCGGCCAGGCTGCACCCTCATTGGCTGTTCGCGCGGGGGCAGGACGGAGGCCGCGGGTGATTGGTTGGAGGCCCCGGCACCAGCGGAACGCGACTGGGCTGCGGTGTGCCGGCGGGACTGCCTCCGGGAGGACCGAGCGCTTCCGGTGCGTGTGGTGAGCGGCGGgcccgggggcgggagggggctggaagcccgcggcggcggcggcggcggcggtcgGAGAGCACCACACCCCTCAGCGCGGGCCTTTCTCCGTCCCTCGCCCGTCCTTCATCGCTGCTGCCTTCCGGATGCGTGGTGCTCTGGACCAGCCTCACCTCCAGCTCTTGACAGCTCGGCTAActtctattcatccttcaaaacccatcTCTGGTCGTATCTTCTTTGTTGCCTTCGTCGGTCTGTAGCCTCCGGCGCAGGATCCGTGTTCTGTGTTTAATCGCTGTACACACCAGACCCAACATAaggcttggcacagagtaggtaaTCAGGATATGTTTGTTGAAGGAGAAGAtcctatttcttttacttttctctgtgccccctcccaccaggttgcatttcacaaatatttctagatgctggggatcaaacagtgaacaaaacacaagGAGTCTTGTCCTCATGGAGCTGACGTGCTAGTGACTCTCAGGGCCACTCCCCCGTTTTGTAGCCTCGTTTCTCCAATGCTCTTACCTTTCTCCCTGTACCTCTTTGTCTTAGTTGAACGTCCCCACACcatgaaatattttcccttttttccccatttgccTTAGAAACAAAAAAGGCAGCACTTTTCCCCCCTAAAGTTTCTGTTGTTCCTGATGTTTCCCATTCTTTTCCACTTTTGCATGTTTTTCTTGAATCAcccttgcctccttctctcttgccccATTTGATTAGTTTTGCTGTTTCATTCTCCAGTGCTTCTCACCACCTCTgttccctcacctcctccagagCATTAATCGCTCGGATGTCACCGTTTGTCTTAGGTCTGCCTCGGCCACCCTAGAGGAAACTGCAGCCCCAAGCTCACCGCCACCTGTACTGTCctgttttacttttctccttAGGATTTCGTACTACGTCACACCCTGTATTTCACCTGATTATGGTCTGTCTCTCCCGCCGGCATGTGAGCATGGTGAGCACGGGGCATCCTTCACTGTGTCGCTTGCTACGGTGTGCTTGGGGTGGGGCTTGGTGAGTAGCCCATGCTCCATCAGTATCGAATAAATGAACGACGCGTCCACGAAGCAGGTAGTGTTGGGAGCCTTATCATCCACCCTTCTGCATTCATTCAGTCCTTGCTGCCTTGCCTTGTTAGGAAGTGGGCTAATGGGCCCCAGCCCCACTACTCTCTGATCTTTTGCCGTAGACCTCTTTTGAAATTCCAGCCATCGGCCTCTCTTGTCTTTAAGTTGACCGCTGCAGAAAACTAGGTGGGCGGGATTCCATCTCACGGCTGGGCACAGACTCCCTGCTGGTGGGAACCTGGTGGGTTCCCTGTGACAGGAAGGAATGGCATGCTGTGGTGTGTGGTGCTGTGCACAGGAGCCGAGACAGGTGAGAGGTCTCATCAGGATGGGCCTCAGGACCAGGCCAAGTATGTAGAGAGCAGAAATGCCAAGTTGTTTGCAGAGCACAGTCTGTTAGTTTATAATTAGTCCTTTACATTAGTTCTGCTTGAGATACGCTGGCCAgttatagaagttttattttacctGCCTAGATTGGGCTGCAGGTGGGGGTGCAAGTTTTGGAGGAGGTAGACTacagacatttgttgaatgaagacgTAACGTGTTAGGCAGTGGGACCCTTCAGGTGATGGGTACCCTTTGGTACCCACCGCCCAGGGAAAGAGCTGGTGGTAGGCTGTCTGGAGTGGCTTAACAGAGGACCCAGAGGGAATCTCTGGCGCTGACCTGACCCCATGTGTGGGAGTAGGTGTTCAGTGTGGTACGTAAGGTAGGGCAGGGTGGGGCGTTCTTGGAAGTTGGTGGGTTGCCAAGTTTTAGCGCTGCTCCACTGCGCCATCTGCTGTCCTGGATGTGCTGGGCATCCCTGTCTTCCTCCTGACTGTGCTTCGTCTTAAAAGCACtgaatggggcagagaaagacagataccctatgttttcactcatatgtggatcctgagaaacttaacagaagaccatgggggaggggaaggggggaaaaagttacagagagggaaggaggcaaaccataagagactcttaaatactgagaacaaactgagggttgatgggggttgagggagaggggaaagtgggtgatggacattgaggagggcacctgttgggatgagcactgggtgttgtatggaaaccaattggacaataaattatacttaatatatatataaaaaaaaacattgaatggGACTCCAGACTGAAGTACTTCTTTCTAGAAACTAGGTGGCAGAAATTTACTGTGTATGATGGCTCAGAATTTCAGGAAgaatcttttaaagaatttttaaaaactttatttgtttatttagagagcgtGCACGCTtaagtcggggaagggcagagggagagggagacggagtcacaagcaggctctgcactgtcagctcagagcctgatgtggggctcagactcacgaactgcgagatcatgactgagctcaagcgaggtgcttaactgactgagccacccaggtgtcccaggaaggATCTTTTAGAAAGGGGAGATTCACTGCTGTGTCAGTGTGTGTTTGGAGTGAAATTGGGGGATTCAGACCACACCTTCAAAACTGGGGGGGATTGGTTGCTTGAACACCCTAGTCTTGTGTTGTGGGTCTGTCTCCCCAGCTGGCTTGTTGTTGAGACAGGATATCTAGGCAGTAGGGGGCGAGGGTAAAGGAGGGACTGGAGCACAAGGGGTGGAGGAAGGTACGGGTGACATGCTTTTCCCACTTGGTGGGTTCTGGACCTCTTCCCATTTCAGTATTTTCAGACCTACCCTCAAAGGCCCAAAGTGATCTTATGAAAGACATCTTAAAGTCCTGGAACTTTCTGTCCAGGCAGCCTATCTCCATTTAGTCGCGTCCTCTTTTATGTCTTTCAATCaagttttagttttcttcctaTAGATATTGCTAATTTTTTGCTAAAGTCATTCCCAGATATTCCagtcttcatttgaaaaaaaaatatatatcttctaGTTATGCCTGGTATGTAGAAAagccctcatttaaaaaaatgttttttgatttattttttttaatgtttattttgagaggtgggggcgtgagcaggggaggggcagagagagagagggagacacagaatccgaagcaggctctaggctccaagctgtcagcacacagcccgacgtgaggctcgaactcacgaaccgtgagatcatgacctgaaccccagtcggatacttaaccgactgagccaccctggtgccccaaaaaagccctcattttttaatgtgtttcttcCTAGAGTTTTCCAATCATGGGTTTGCTAGGtggcatgttttcttttaattacgTGTGGTGGTAAATATTCTTCCATGCGTATTTTCTGACATTTGACTTTTTTGGTCTTAGGTAGTTTGTCCTCCAACGATAGCAAGAAACTGTGTCTTCAATGGCCTCATTGGTGGCTTATGATGACTCAGAGTCAGAGGCTGAGACTGAACCTGCGGAAAGTTTTAATGCTGCCGGCCAGGTGAAGGACACCTCTGATGTGGTCAAACCTTGTGGGCAGGATTTTGCATCAGAGGCCCCAGGTGTGACAGAAGGGGCAGCACTGCCCACAAAGCACGGTTCTCATGAAGACCCAGCTGGCCATCGTCTCCCCCTGGTTAGGCTCTGGAGAAGTGACCCAGGATCTTGCCCCAGCCAGAGGCTACAGTGGCCCAGAACAGAGCCTGAAGCCACCTTCCCCACAGGCAAGCCTCCTCGACCTTCCCTGTGGACCAGCCACGTTCCAGCTGGCCATGTGCCCCTGGCAGCTGCCCGCTTTAAGCAGGTGAAACTCTCCTGGGGAACTTACGACTCCCCCAAGCCATCGTCCTGTGCCCAAACCAAATCTGAAACCCCAGGTAAAAATGGCAATTCTCTTCAGAGGAAAAGGTGTGAGGACTGTGTCGTGCCCTACACCCCCAAAAGATTAAGACAGTCGCAGGCATTAAGCACAGAAACAGGCGAGAGTAAAGATATGGAGGCACAGGGTCCCTCTGTGGGGCGTGCCCCGGCCCCTCTCTGTGTGGCCCCCAGAGTGTCCGAGTTTATTGAGCCATACTTGGACAGTCCGTATCGAGAAACCACGATTCCCAGGAAAGTGCTTTTCCACCTGAGAAGCCACAGGGGCCCCGTCAACAGCATTCAGTGGTGTCCAGTCTTcgccaagagtcacatgcttctctCAGCTTCCATGGATAAAACCTTCAAGGTAAGACTTGAGTGATCCCCCTTCTTCAGGGGCTCTTGGGAGTAAGCTGC
This region of Lynx canadensis isolate LIC74 chromosome B3, mLynCan4.pri.v2, whole genome shotgun sequence genomic DNA includes:
- the WDR25 gene encoding WD repeat-containing protein 25 isoform X2; the protein is MASLVAYDDSESEAETEPAESFNAAGQVKDTSDVVKPCGQDFASEAPGVTEGAALPTKHGSHEDPAGHRLPLVRLWRSDPGSCPSQRLQWPRTEPEATFPTGKPPRPSLWTSHVPAGHVPLAAARFKQVKLSWGTYDSPKPSSCAQTKSETPGKNGNSLQRKRCEDCVVPYTPKRLRQSQALSTETGESKDMEAQGPSVGRAPAPLCVAPRVSEFIEPYLDSPYRETTIPRKVLFHLRSHRGPVNSIQWCPVFAKSHMLLSASMDKTFKVWNAVDSGRCLQTYCLHSEAVRAARWSPCGRRILSGGFDFALHLTDLETGTQLFSGQSDFRITTLKFHPKDHSLFVCGGFNPEVKAWDIRTGKVVRSYKATIQQTLDILFLQEGSEFLSSTDASSRDSADRTIIAWDFRSSAKISNQIFHGALLLEARGESAPSSSRWPLQTPATVSVSVIGRLPLQGHTRDTPAPASPRIRGSPCSWHRPTATTWPSFPPCGPTG